The following DNA comes from Pirellulales bacterium.
ACCTGATGGGGTTTGATTACAAAACGAGTGAAGAATTTCCGGCCGACGATACGGGCTACGGCTTCGACAACATCGGTGATGTGCTTACCGTCTCACCCCTCCTGCTGGAAAAGTATCTGAAGGCAGCCGAAACTATCGTGGCCGGCGCTGTGCCGACCGAACCCAAATCAATCGACGAACATACAATTCCTGGCAGCAGTTTTCGCGGCGCTGATGGAAAACTAAACGGCGGCCGGTTGTCGTTCTACGAACCAGCGGTCGTATCCCAGACTTTCCCAGCACAGCACTCCGGAACGTACCGCCTGTTACTGGATTTAAATGTCCAAGGCAACTTTGAATATGACCCTGGGCGATGCCGGATTACTTTCAAAGTAGACGGCCAGCAGGAAGTGCAGGAGGAATTTGGCTGGTACGACAGCAAGAAATTCCATTTTGAATTCCAGCAGCAATTGACCGCCGGCGAGCACCCGCTGACGCTAAGTCTAGAGCCGCTTACCTCGACCAATAAAAAAATTAACTCCCTCGAGTTGCAAATTCTTTCCGTGCAAGTCGAGGGACCCGAAGAGGATCAATACCGCGTACGAACCAAGAATTACGATCGGTTTTTTACTCGCGACGAACCACCCACAAGTCCAGAGGATCGCCGTGCCTACGCTCGTGAGATTTTGAGCCGATTCGCCAAGCAGGCTTACCGTCGCCCGGTGGATGATGAAACGGTTGAACGTCTGGTTTCCATCGCCGATTCCGTTTATTCCCAGCCCGACAAGCGGTTCGAAGTAGGGGTGCAACGGGCCATGGTAGCCATTCTGGCTTCACCCCGGTTTTTGTTCCGGGTAGAAGAATCCGAACCCAATCATTCGGGTGAGGCATATCCACCCTTGGACGAATATGCCTTGGCATCGCGATTGTCTTATTTTCTTTGGTCTTCAATGCCGGATAACGAGCTTTTTCAATTGACAGAGCGGGGCCAGCTAAGAAAGAATTTAAAGAATCAAGTTCAACGGATGATCAAAGACCCCCGTAGCGAAGCCTTCATCCAAAACTTCGTTGGCCAATGGCTTCAAGTGCGCGATGTGGAAGGCACGCCCATCAATGAGCAAGCCGTCATGGCTCGCGAGGATGACGACTTAAGAAAGCTGCTCGACGCTTTGCGCAATGCAGGGCCAGAAGTCGATCGACGGGCCATCTTCCGCCAAATACGCAATCGGCCTAATACAATCGAACTGAACGGAGAAATACGTCGGGCAATGCGGCAGGAAGCTGAAATGCTATTTGGATACATGCTCCATGAAGATCGCAGCGTTTTGGATTTAATCGACTGCGATTATACGTTCTTAAACGAAAAACTTGCGAACTATTACGGCATTCCCGGTGTGCAAGGCAGCGAAATGCGGCGGGTCGATTTGCCCAACGACAGCCCTCGTGGCGGAGTGCTGACCATGGGGGCGGTGTTGGTGGTTACATCGAACCCCGACCGTACGTCTCCCGTGAAACGCGGCTTATTCATCCTCGATAACATCCTTGGCTGCCCGCCCCCGCCGCCACCAGGCAATGTCCCCCTGCTGGAAGACTCGGAAAAGGGTTTTAAGGATCATCAACCAACCATGCGAGAAATTCTGGAAGTGCATCGCAGCCAACCGTTGTGCAGTTCTTGCCATGCACGGATGGACCCCATTGGATTGGGTTTTGAAAACTTTAACGCCTTAGGAAGATGGCGAGAAAAGGAACGCGGACAGCCGATAGAAACAACAGGGCAACTTTTAACCGGGGAAAAGTTTGAAGACGTCAAACAGCTTAAGGATATTCTGCTCAACCAATACCGCGAAGATTTTTATCGCTGTTTGACGGAAAAACTGCTTACTTATGCGTTGGGCAGGGGTTTAGATTATGATGATGTGGATGCAGTTGACCAAATTGTAGACCGCCTGCAGCGCGAAAATGGCCGGTTTTCCGCTCTCTTGACGGGAATTGTAGATTCGCCACAATTTGAGAAGAGGCGGAATCCGCCAGTGACCTCCACCGGTGAGCCAGTTCAAAAGCCCTAACTTATACTCGTGCCAGTAGGTATGGCTATGAAACATGGCAATTCCCAACATCTCTTGCATGCCACGCAACGGCAGGGCGATTTGAGCCGGCGGCACTTCTTGCAAAGTCTGGGTGTGTGTGTGGCGCTGCCCGCGTTTGAATCGTTGCTCCCTTCAAAACTGCGCGCCGCGGAAGTTATTACCAAGGTTGCCGCCGACGCCGCTGCTCCCTCCCTAGCAAGCACAGCAACCGGCGCGCCATTGCGTATGGCTTTTGTGTACTTCCCGAACGGAGCAAGGCAAGATTATTGGTGGCCGACTGTGACAGAAAACAGTCTTTCGTCCGGCCGCGCCGGCGTTCCCTATGGCAGCAATGATTTCCAATTCGGCCGCACGATGCAGCCCCTGGAGAAACTGAAGCAGCATGTGCAGGTACTCGATGGATTGGACCATCTCAATGCGACGCCCGGACCTGACGGCGCCGGCGACCATGCCCGTGCAAACGGCACCTTCTTGACCGGCGTCCGCGTGAGAAAAACCGCTGGCGCCGATATCCATGCTGGCGTCTCTGTCGATCAAGTGGCCGCCGTACATATTGGCCATCTCACAAGATTTCCTTCTTTGGAATTGTCGTGCGAGCCTGCCCGCAAATCCGGGAATTGCGATTCAGGTTACTCCTGTGCCTACCAATACAATATGGCCTGGCGTTCTCCCACTTCGCCGCTAGCCCCTGAAGCCAACCCACGCTTGGTATTTGAACGCTTGTTCGGGGCTGGACCACCGGGCCAACGCCAGGAAAATTACGTGCGTCGACAGCAGCAACAGCGTTCCATTCTTGATTTTGTGATGGACGACGCCCGGTCTTTAAAACGGAATTTGACCGGCCGAGATCAGCAAAAACTGGACGATTATTTGACCAGCGTTCGGGAAATCGAGCAGCGCATTGAAAGTGCCGCGCGATTCGGACCGCCACCCGACCCCGCCATGGACACCCCAGCTGGCATCCCGGCCAGTTATGAGGAACATCTGCACCTGATGTACAGCATGCTGGTGTTAGCTTTTCAAACCGATTCTACCCGCATCGCCACCATGATTATGGCACACGATGGCAGTAACCGTCCGTTCCCGGAACTGAACATCTCCGCGGGTCACCACGACTTATCGCACCATCACGGCAATGAAGAAATGCTGGCAAAGGTTGGTGAAATTGACGCCTGGTACATGAAGCAGTTCGCTTGGTTTTTAGACAAATTGACTCAAACCCAGGATGTCGATGGGCAATCGCTGCTGCGCAATTCGATGATTGTCTACGGCTGTGGCAATGCTGATGGCAACCGTCACACACACGTAAATTTGCCCATCGTGCTGGCTGGCGATGGCGGCGGCGGCTTATCGCCAGGCCGCTATGTGAAGTTCAACTCCATTCCCGCATGTAATTTATTTCTAAGCATGCTGGATCGACTGGGGGTCCAAGGCGTCGATCGCTTCGGCGATTCCACCGGTCGCGCCCAGGGAATTTGAAGCGAATTCAGCGCAACGGTGCCAAGGCCGTTCCAGTCTCAGCCTTATTGAGATCGCAAAACTGCTGATGAATAGCTACAAATTGGTCTTCGCAAGCGAGAAATGCCTTGACGATTCCGGGATCGAAATGCTTCCCCGCAGCGTCGATAATAATTGACCGGGCCACTTCGTGCCCGTAAGCTTCTTTATAAACTCGTTTGGAACACAAGGCGTCATAGACATCG
Coding sequences within:
- a CDS encoding DUF1592 domain-containing protein; amino-acid sequence: MSLLIVQPAMGADAGQLPDFHEKIEPILVQYCYECHGYGEKKGQVVFDEFKSDDDLVHNPDLWWKVLRNVRSNIMPPAGNPRPSSDEQQLLAQWIKYKALGINPTDPDPGRITLRRLNREEYRNTIRDLMGFDYKTSEEFPADDTGYGFDNIGDVLTVSPLLLEKYLKAAETIVAGAVPTEPKSIDEHTIPGSSFRGADGKLNGGRLSFYEPAVVSQTFPAQHSGTYRLLLDLNVQGNFEYDPGRCRITFKVDGQQEVQEEFGWYDSKKFHFEFQQQLTAGEHPLTLSLEPLTSTNKKINSLELQILSVQVEGPEEDQYRVRTKNYDRFFTRDEPPTSPEDRRAYAREILSRFAKQAYRRPVDDETVERLVSIADSVYSQPDKRFEVGVQRAMVAILASPRFLFRVEESEPNHSGEAYPPLDEYALASRLSYFLWSSMPDNELFQLTERGQLRKNLKNQVQRMIKDPRSEAFIQNFVGQWLQVRDVEGTPINEQAVMAREDDDLRKLLDALRNAGPEVDRRAIFRQIRNRPNTIELNGEIRRAMRQEAEMLFGYMLHEDRSVLDLIDCDYTFLNEKLANYYGIPGVQGSEMRRVDLPNDSPRGGVLTMGAVLVVTSNPDRTSPVKRGLFILDNILGCPPPPPPGNVPLLEDSEKGFKDHQPTMREILEVHRSQPLCSSCHARMDPIGLGFENFNALGRWREKERGQPIETTGQLLTGEKFEDVKQLKDILLNQYREDFYRCLTEKLLTYALGRGLDYDDVDAVDQIVDRLQRENGRFSALLTGIVDSPQFEKRRNPPVTSTGEPVQKP
- a CDS encoding DUF1552 domain-containing protein, whose translation is MKHGNSQHLLHATQRQGDLSRRHFLQSLGVCVALPAFESLLPSKLRAAEVITKVAADAAAPSLASTATGAPLRMAFVYFPNGARQDYWWPTVTENSLSSGRAGVPYGSNDFQFGRTMQPLEKLKQHVQVLDGLDHLNATPGPDGAGDHARANGTFLTGVRVRKTAGADIHAGVSVDQVAAVHIGHLTRFPSLELSCEPARKSGNCDSGYSCAYQYNMAWRSPTSPLAPEANPRLVFERLFGAGPPGQRQENYVRRQQQQRSILDFVMDDARSLKRNLTGRDQQKLDDYLTSVREIEQRIESAARFGPPPDPAMDTPAGIPASYEEHLHLMYSMLVLAFQTDSTRIATMIMAHDGSNRPFPELNISAGHHDLSHHHGNEEMLAKVGEIDAWYMKQFAWFLDKLTQTQDVDGQSLLRNSMIVYGCGNADGNRHTHVNLPIVLAGDGGGGLSPGRYVKFNSIPACNLFLSMLDRLGVQGVDRFGDSTGRAQGI